A genome region from Desulfobotulus pelophilus includes the following:
- a CDS encoding biotin--[acetyl-CoA-carboxylase] ligase, whose translation MTIPSPSVMLWRKGLPGLAAPLRPVFYEKTGFMPCGSEDAGGWVRAGKSGAHGAVIRVCGDCGSAFDVALWLEERGLLSDWDSVLAESQSSGVGQYGRQWVSPAGNLYLVWKLPAVFSAAKGLLPIMLGAGLAEIFRWRGVPLMIKWPNDLVLENRKVGGMLIRSRGDCVLAGMGVNFVSAPSRLAIRESSPIDATSLNQGGYIFDPLEFWASSAEYARKIIRKNIENGSIYDLMIDSTQWLWRRGQAVMVYPSGGEIFPAILAGIAGDGGLRLVTEKGEQILYSGSIGPA comes from the coding sequence ATGACCATACCGTCTCCTTCTGTGATGCTGTGGCGAAAGGGACTGCCCGGTCTGGCGGCACCCTTACGCCCTGTATTTTATGAAAAAACGGGTTTCATGCCTTGTGGCTCGGAGGATGCGGGAGGCTGGGTGCGGGCAGGAAAGTCCGGGGCGCATGGAGCCGTTATCAGGGTGTGCGGAGATTGCGGCTCTGCCTTTGATGTGGCCCTGTGGCTGGAGGAAAGGGGACTGCTTTCGGACTGGGATTCGGTTTTGGCAGAGAGCCAGAGCTCCGGTGTGGGGCAGTATGGCAGGCAGTGGGTTTCACCGGCTGGCAACCTCTATCTTGTCTGGAAACTGCCGGCCGTTTTCTCTGCAGCAAAAGGACTGTTGCCCATTATGCTGGGGGCTGGCCTGGCGGAGATTTTCCGGTGGAGGGGGGTGCCGCTGATGATCAAATGGCCCAATGATCTGGTTTTGGAAAACCGGAAGGTGGGCGGTATGCTGATACGTTCCAGGGGGGACTGTGTGCTGGCGGGTATGGGGGTGAACTTTGTTTCTGCTCCTTCCCGCCTTGCCATCAGAGAATCCAGCCCTATTGACGCAACATCCTTGAATCAGGGTGGATATATTTTTGACCCTTTGGAATTTTGGGCCAGTTCGGCGGAATATGCCAGAAAAATAATAAGGAAAAACATTGAAAACGGGTCGATTTATGATTTAATGATTGATTCGACTCAATGGCTATGGCGAAGGGGGCAGGCTGTCATGGTCTATCCGTCAGGAGGGGAAATTTTCCCTGCCATTCTGGCAGGGATTGCCGGAGACGGAGGTTTACGTCTGGTTACTGAAAAAGGGGAACAAATCCTCTATTCAGGCAGCATAGGCCCCGCATAG
- the mnmH gene encoding tRNA 2-selenouridine(34) synthase MnmH, with translation MGDDTEKQEQQAELNDLCQRIQAMELPEIRQNLIAPDVKNISQKAFGEVLQSYLCGDDPEYGVVDVRSESEYAKNAIPVAVSMPILNDRERHEVGLLYKRYSHKDALRYAFHLAREKEASYVEKARRYAGGRPLILYCWRGGGRSRYVAGLLGRHGVPVMRLEGGHKGFRREVYDLLYHGSLRLWSLSGMTGCGKSELLEFLAKTHPSLPVLHLEALAGHAASVFGHIRFAGQGGAVDQQTFETRLYLALLAHRQANGEFPFFLTEMESRKIGGVQIPPALFKALENGPHIRLESPMDLRVARLTREYFGEDGRGRDAVRDALLYLSRRVGGHRVRYWQSLLDKGDTGLFLHDILVDYYDKGYKGEKTEPFQVLCCHAIPAAAETVAGIWQRCFCQDSSGSAVMAEEPSL, from the coding sequence ATGGGGGATGATACGGAAAAGCAGGAACAGCAGGCGGAACTGAACGATTTGTGCCAGCGTATTCAGGCGATGGAGCTTCCGGAAATCAGGCAGAATCTCATTGCACCGGATGTGAAGAATATTTCTCAGAAAGCTTTTGGAGAAGTGCTGCAGTCTTATCTCTGCGGTGACGATCCGGAGTATGGGGTGGTGGATGTCCGGTCGGAGTCCGAATATGCGAAAAATGCCATTCCCGTTGCCGTCTCCATGCCCATTCTCAATGACAGGGAGCGCCATGAGGTGGGTCTTCTGTATAAGCGTTACAGCCATAAAGATGCTTTGCGCTATGCTTTCCATCTGGCCAGAGAAAAGGAGGCCTCCTATGTGGAAAAGGCGCGCAGGTATGCCGGTGGCAGGCCCCTGATTCTTTATTGCTGGAGAGGTGGTGGAAGGAGCCGGTATGTGGCAGGGCTTCTGGGCAGGCATGGCGTTCCGGTTATGCGTCTGGAAGGTGGTCATAAGGGTTTTCGCAGGGAGGTCTATGATCTGCTGTACCATGGAAGTCTGCGGTTGTGGTCTCTGTCTGGCATGACAGGGTGTGGCAAGTCCGAGCTGCTGGAGTTTCTGGCAAAGACCCATCCATCCCTTCCCGTATTGCACCTGGAAGCACTGGCAGGTCATGCGGCCTCTGTTTTCGGACATATCCGGTTCGCCGGGCAGGGGGGGGCGGTGGACCAGCAGACCTTTGAAACCCGCCTGTATCTGGCGCTGTTGGCACATCGGCAGGCAAACGGTGAATTCCCTTTTTTTCTGACGGAAATGGAGAGCCGGAAAATAGGTGGTGTTCAGATTCCTCCGGCTCTTTTCAAGGCACTTGAAAATGGCCCCCATATCCGGTTGGAATCGCCTATGGATTTACGTGTGGCAAGGCTTACGCGGGAGTATTTTGGGGAGGATGGCAGGGGCAGGGATGCGGTTCGCGATGCCCTTCTTTATCTGTCAAGGCGGGTTGGCGGCCATAGGGTTCGGTACTGGCAGTCGCTTCTGGATAAGGGTGACACCGGTCTTTTTTTGCATGATATTCTGGTTGATTATTATGATAAAGGCTATAAAGGAGAAAAAACAGAGCCTTTTCAGGTCCTTTGCTGCCATGCTATTCCTGCAGCGGCTGAGACCGTTGCAGGAATATGGCAGCGCTGTTTCTGTCAGGACTCTTCGGGGTCAGCCGTGATGGCGGAGGAACCGTCCTTATGA
- a CDS encoding inosine/xanthosine triphosphatase, whose product MHFCLGSLNPVKKEALVQVLEESGRFSSIHVSCENAPSGVPDQPRGFESTLTGARNRAKAVWHNGLFLGIGIESGIIPVPLTRTGYMNLTACVLYNGQDYFTGLGPAFELPTEISRLVTEKGLELDAAVQAAGFSHNPRIGYDKGLIGILTGNAVTRMEYTKPAIHMALASLP is encoded by the coding sequence ATGCATTTCTGCTTAGGTTCCCTCAACCCCGTTAAAAAGGAAGCCCTTGTTCAGGTACTTGAAGAATCCGGCCGCTTCTCCTCCATCCATGTAAGCTGTGAAAACGCTCCATCTGGCGTACCGGATCAGCCAAGGGGCTTTGAAAGCACCCTCACCGGTGCCCGAAACCGGGCAAAGGCCGTATGGCATAACGGCCTCTTTCTGGGAATCGGCATTGAATCGGGCATCATACCCGTTCCCCTGACCCGCACCGGCTACATGAACCTTACGGCCTGCGTGCTTTACAATGGTCAGGATTACTTCACCGGCCTTGGACCTGCCTTTGAGTTGCCCACCGAAATCAGCCGCCTTGTTACAGAAAAAGGACTGGAACTGGATGCGGCGGTTCAGGCAGCAGGCTTCAGCCACAATCCCCGCATCGGCTACGACAAGGGGCTCATCGGTATTCTTACCGGCAATGCCGTCACCCGCATGGAGTACACCAAACCGGCCATTCATATGGCTCTGGCTTCTCTGCCCTGA
- a CDS encoding pyruvate, water dikinase regulatory protein, with amino-acid sequence MPGGDLTTMIRQGAPVYVLSCGQGINGEQMIRSVLVQFPAVRSRVVRVPHMHGPQQIHEILEKVREEEGVVAYTIVDPELRMLVQSECEKTGILCVDFMGPALDMLEAAFHEKPLGEPGRYRKFNQINMDRVAAIEFAVAHDDGLNPQDLGKAEIVLVGLSRSGKTPLSMYLSVHGWKVANVPIVIGIPLPSELMAINRKRIVALYIDPEQLAAHRQIRRKRLGLTDDMAYTGKKEVFREVESVRELYRRHGFATINVSNKPIESSAEEVVSIIEKRFPEGAHKQGKRKVAP; translated from the coding sequence ATGCCAGGCGGAGATCTTACAACCATGATCCGGCAGGGAGCACCCGTTTATGTTTTATCCTGCGGACAGGGGATTAACGGAGAGCAGATGATCCGTTCTGTTCTTGTTCAGTTTCCCGCTGTTCGAAGCCGTGTGGTGCGGGTACCCCATATGCATGGGCCGCAGCAGATTCACGAGATTCTGGAGAAGGTACGGGAAGAAGAGGGCGTTGTCGCCTATACCATTGTCGACCCGGAGTTGCGGATGCTTGTGCAGAGTGAGTGCGAAAAAACGGGTATTCTCTGTGTGGATTTCATGGGACCGGCCCTTGATATGCTGGAGGCTGCCTTCCATGAAAAACCCCTGGGAGAACCGGGGCGTTACCGCAAGTTCAATCAGATAAATATGGACAGGGTGGCAGCCATTGAGTTTGCCGTGGCCCATGATGACGGGCTCAATCCCCAGGATCTGGGAAAGGCCGAGATAGTGCTGGTGGGGCTTTCCCGCTCCGGTAAGACCCCGTTGAGCATGTACCTTTCCGTCCATGGCTGGAAAGTGGCCAATGTCCCCATTGTAATCGGTATCCCCCTGCCTTCGGAGCTGATGGCCATTAACCGTAAACGCATTGTGGCCCTTTACATTGATCCTGAGCAGCTTGCCGCCCACAGGCAGATTCGCAGGAAGCGGCTGGGCCTCACCGACGATATGGCTTATACGGGTAAAAAAGAAGTCTTCCGTGAGGTTGAGTCCGTACGGGAGCTGTACCGCCGCCATGGGTTTGCCACCATTAATGTGAGCAATAAACCCATTGAATCCAGTGCCGAAGAGGTGGTGAGCATTATCGAGAAACGGTTCCCCGAGGGAGCTCATAAGCAGGGTAAACGCAAGGTTGCTCCCTGA
- a CDS encoding glutamine--tRNA ligase/YqeY domain fusion protein — MSTTENAAPSHFIRNIIKADIEAGTHKGRVHTRFPPEPNGYLHMGHAKSICLNFGMAAEFSGKCNLRFDDTNPEKESTEYVNAIREDVRWLGFDWEGREFYASDYFGILHDFAVDLIRGGKAYVCSLSAEETRAYRGTLTEAGKNSPYRDRSVEENLALFARMRAGELDEGSHVLRLKIDMASPNMLMRDPTIYRIRKVHHHRTGDAWCIYPMYDFTHCISDALEGITHSICTLEFENNREIYDWVLDNIDAPARPKQYEFARLNLSYTVLSKRKLIQLVKEGHVHGWDDPRMPTLSGLRRRGVPAAALRDFCERIGVAKKDSTVDLALFEYCVRDHLNASAPRRMGVLDPVKLVITNYPEGQVEWLDAVNHPGDPAFGSRKVSFSRELWIEREDFMEDPPKKFFRLSPGREVRLRFAYFVTCEEIVKDPETGDVVEIRAVYDPETLGGNAPDGRKVKATIHWVSKSHAMEAEVRLYDRLFTQEDPDDMPEGKSFLDALNPGSFVQRKAFLEPAMADALPGEVFQLERVGYFAVDTDTDMEKAKLVLNRTITLRDSWAKVAGNP; from the coding sequence ATGAGTACCACAGAAAATGCAGCACCTTCCCATTTTATCCGCAATATTATTAAAGCAGACATTGAAGCTGGCACCCATAAGGGTCGGGTGCATACACGCTTTCCCCCGGAGCCCAACGGGTACCTGCACATGGGTCATGCTAAATCCATTTGTCTGAATTTTGGTATGGCGGCAGAATTTTCAGGGAAATGCAATCTTCGCTTTGACGATACCAACCCTGAAAAGGAATCCACGGAATATGTGAATGCCATCAGAGAAGACGTGCGGTGGCTGGGTTTTGACTGGGAGGGCCGGGAATTTTATGCTTCCGATTATTTTGGCATACTCCATGATTTTGCAGTGGATCTCATTCGTGGTGGTAAGGCCTATGTCTGTTCCCTTTCCGCGGAAGAAACCCGTGCCTACAGGGGTACTCTGACGGAAGCCGGAAAAAACAGCCCCTACCGGGACCGGAGTGTGGAAGAAAATCTTGCCCTTTTTGCCCGTATGCGGGCCGGGGAATTGGATGAGGGCAGCCATGTGCTCAGGCTGAAGATTGATATGGCATCCCCCAACATGCTCATGCGGGATCCCACCATTTACCGTATTCGCAAGGTGCATCATCACCGGACAGGGGACGCATGGTGTATCTATCCCATGTATGATTTCACCCACTGCATTTCCGATGCTCTGGAAGGCATCACCCATTCCATCTGTACTTTAGAGTTTGAGAACAACCGGGAAATTTATGACTGGGTGCTGGACAACATTGATGCCCCGGCAAGACCTAAGCAGTATGAGTTTGCAAGGCTGAATCTTTCCTATACGGTCTTAAGCAAACGCAAGCTGATTCAGCTGGTGAAAGAGGGCCATGTTCATGGATGGGATGACCCCCGTATGCCAACCCTGTCCGGTTTGCGGAGAAGGGGGGTTCCTGCGGCAGCCCTGAGGGATTTTTGTGAGCGTATCGGTGTGGCCAAAAAAGACAGCACTGTGGATCTGGCCCTTTTTGAATATTGTGTCCGGGATCATCTGAATGCTTCCGCTCCCCGGCGCATGGGGGTGCTGGATCCCGTGAAGCTGGTTATCACCAATTATCCGGAAGGGCAGGTGGAGTGGCTGGATGCGGTGAATCATCCGGGAGATCCGGCATTCGGTAGCCGGAAGGTTTCCTTTTCCCGTGAACTCTGGATTGAACGGGAGGATTTTATGGAAGATCCCCCTAAAAAATTCTTCCGTCTTTCCCCGGGCAGGGAGGTCCGGTTGCGCTTTGCTTATTTTGTGACCTGTGAGGAAATTGTGAAAGATCCTGAGACGGGGGATGTGGTGGAAATCCGTGCTGTTTATGATCCCGAAACCCTGGGCGGCAATGCTCCGGACGGCCGGAAGGTGAAGGCCACCATCCACTGGGTATCCAAAAGTCATGCTATGGAAGCTGAAGTGCGGCTTTACGACCGGCTTTTTACTCAGGAAGATCCTGATGATATGCCCGAAGGAAAAAGCTTTCTGGATGCCCTGAACCCGGGCTCTTTTGTGCAGAGAAAGGCTTTTCTGGAACCTGCCATGGCTGATGCTCTGCCTGGAGAGGTCTTTCAGCTGGAAAGGGTGGGGTATTTTGCCGTGGACACGGACACAGACATGGAAAAGGCGAAGCTGGTCCTGAACCGTACCATCACCCTCAGGGACTCCTGGGCAAAAGTGGCCGGGAATCCCTGA